In Stomoxys calcitrans chromosome 2, idStoCalc2.1, whole genome shotgun sequence, the following proteins share a genomic window:
- the LOC106083396 gene encoding kinetochore protein Spc25-like, with amino-acid sequence MDKRSYVKRLNRLISKECEITEMETKIARKSAKYWEKITNLKTIMAKQENELRYYRRQVDKIKMQNEKLEAYIHSEEQRLNGIMETVERLREEHEKVKDKQIMKRKLEMDRKEFIRNIKETTQTYFNMDALPQRFEGVRVCETETSSMWIPFSVDAKEWMQYLEEQWSLWQQNHHQEQMELDSAGTKGYQYSEQIS; translated from the exons ATGGATAAACGTTCATATGTTAAGCGTTTGAATCGTTTGATAAGTAAGGAATGCGAAATTACCGAGATGGAGACGAAGATTGCCCGAAAAAGTGCCAAATATTGGGAAAAAATAA CAAACTTAAAGACAATCATGGCAAAACAGGAGAATGAACTACGTTATTATCGAAGACAAGTGGATAAAATAAAGATGCAAAACGAAAAACTGGAAGCATACATTCACTCTGAAGAGCAACGTTTAAATGGCATCATGGAAACTGTTGAGCGATTAAGGGAAGAACACGAAAAGGTCAAAGACAAACAAATTATGAAAAGAAAACTAGAGATGGATCGAAAGGAATT TATTCGCAATATCAAAGAAACCACACAAACCTATTTCAATATGGATGCCCTACCTCAACGGTTTGAAGGAGTTCGTGTATGTGAAACAGAAACCTCCAGTATGTGGATACCATTCTCAGTCGATGCCAAGGAATGGATGCAATATTTAGAGGAACAATGGTCATTATGGCAACAAAATCATCATCAAGAACAAATGGAACTGGATAGTGCGGGGACGAAAGGATATCAATATTCTGAACAAATAAGTTAG